Proteins co-encoded in one Plasmodium sp. gorilla clade G2 genome assembly, chromosome: 9 genomic window:
- a CDS encoding inosine-5'-monophosphate dehydrogenase encodes MASGWKADEVFGGVMSYTYDDIICMPGYIDFALSDIDLTNNLTDDITLKTPVISSPMDTVTGHKMSIALALSGGLGVIHNNMSIEKQIEEVKKVKRFENGFIFDPYTFSPENTVADVLETKNRVGYKSYPITVDGKVGSKLVGIITGVDYLYLTNKNMKIGDIMTTDVVTGNYPINLSDANKVLCEEKKSVLPIVNKNYELIALVCRNDMHKNRIFPHASKSQNKQLIVGASISTREHDLERANQLIKNMIDVICIDSSQGNSIYQIDTIKKIKSVHPDIPIIAGNVVTSQQAKNLIDAGANVLRIGMGSGSICTTQDVCAVGRAQGTAVYHVSKYAHTRNIKTIADGGIKNSGNIVKALSLGADFVMLGNLLAATEESCSEYYFENNVRLKIYRGMGSMEAMYNKGFNSKSRYLVDERKNEYTDENIDEIKVSQGVSASLVDKGSVLNLIPHLFKAVKHGFQSMGIKTIPELHSKLYSGDVRFDVRSFNTIKEGKVSDNLIFNNKKFTS; translated from the coding sequence ATGGCTAGCGGATGGAAAGCAGATGAAGTTTTTGGAGGCGTCATGTCCTATACTTATGACGACATAATATGTATGCCTGGATATATTGATTTTGCTTTAAGTGATATAGATTTAACAAATAATTTGACAGATGATATAACACTAAAAACACCTGTAATATCTTCTCCTATGGATACAGTAACAGGACATAAGATGTCTATAGCTTTAGCTTTAAGTGGTGGCTTAGGTGtgattcataataatatgagtATAGAAAAGCAAATAGAAGAAGTGAAAAAGGTAAAGAGATTTGAGAATGGTTTTATTTTTGATCCTTATACGTTTTCACCTGAAAATACTGTAGCAGATGTATTGGAAACAAAAAATCGTGTTGGTTATAAATCATATCCTATAACAGTAGATGGTAAAGTAGGTTCTAAATTAGTTGGCATAATAACAGGTGTtgattatctttatttaacaaataaaaatatgaagataGGTGATATTATGACAACTGATGTTGTTACAGGAAATTATCCTATAAATTTATCTGATGCTAATAAAGTACTatgtgaagaaaaaaaaagtgttCTTCCTAtagttaataaaaattatgaacttATAGCTTTAGTATGTCGAAATGATATGCATAAAAATAGAATATTTCCGCATGCATCTAAGAGTCAAAATAAACAATTAATTGTAGGTGCATCTATATCAACAAGAGAACATGATTTAGAAAGAGCAAatcaattaataaaaaatatgattgaTGTTATATGTATAGATTCATCACAAGGAAATAGTATATATCAAATAGAtactattaaaaaaattaaatcgGTTCATCCAGATATTCCAATTATTGCAGGTAATGTTGTTACTTCACAACAAgcaaaaaatttaatagatGCAGGTGCAAATGTATTACGTATTGGTATGGGAAGTGGTTCTATATGTACAACTCAAGATGTATGTGCTGTAGGTAGAGCACAAGGAACAGCTGTTTATCATGTAAGTAAGTATGCTCATACAAGAAATATCAAAACTATTGCTGATGGAGGTATAAAAAATTCTGGTAATATTGTAAAAGCTTTATCATTAGGAGCAGATTTTGTCATGTTAGGTAATTTATTAGCAGCAACTGAAGAAAGTTGTAgtgaatattattttgaaaataatgttcgtttaaaaatatatagaggTATGGGTAGTATGGAAGCTATGTATAATAAAGGATTCAATTCAAAAAGTAGATATCTAGTtgatgaaagaaaaaatgaatatacagATGAAAATATTGATGAAATAAAAGTTTCTCAAGGAGTCTCAGCTAGTCTAGTAGATAAAGGATCTGTTCTTAATTTAATTCCACATTTATTTAAAGCAGTAAAACATGGATTTCAAAGTATGGGTATAAAAACTATTCCAGAATTACATTCGAAATTATATTCTGGTGATGTAAGATTTGATGTTAGATCTTTTAATACAATTAAAGAGGGTAAAGTCAGTGATAATCTAATATTCAATAACAAAAAGTTTACTTCATAA
- a CDS encoding U4/U6 snRNA-associated-splicing factor, putative encodes MGEESSDKKRRRIITQIQNEGDILSGEEGHPMCNDKKKNNSYEYKVLNNKYEKIYDDNNNIINDKNVMYGNDEYDNIDNNHNIDDLKRNNNNNNNNNKKNIKHYLIENLQNKSLLLNNFSSVEENKLYVKNINEHITKEDFENYFSNVDGYIETRFVVDASRTCRKFAYIDFENKTKVLSFLDTLQDSNIENFKTLKLNNVDLLVSISKPKKSLYEEKIVFIKFTKCNIDCDIDIKEKISDFLLKHTIDVLDIRLLGDTTNKHGYIELQNNEDVIKCVDNIKLGKIDELEFNLNYSIPIIKKKIIPDIEKIKMNKEKTKQLKEEKKKEKECCTIVVKNLHFNTRKNKLQNIFGQIGEIENIYLSKKISENNIKRNKGYAFITFKNPNDATSSLILNDIIIDGRNILISKFTNDKDGIYLHNQDLYNHNKTKNDYHYKKDKKQYFEKKRINLNKTNDNPTQNEKKNDNQTIGMTNDDFRKLFFKS; translated from the exons ATGGGTGAAGAATCTTCTGATAAAAAGAGAAGAAGAATAATTACACAAATACAAAATGAAGGTGATATATTAAGTGGGGAAGAGGGACATCCTATGTGtaatgacaaaaaaaagaataacagttatgaatataaagtattgaataataaatatgaaaaaatatatgatgataataataatattataaatgataagaatGTTATGTATGGAAATGATGAGtatgataatatagataataaccataatattgatgatttgaaaagaaataataataataataataataataataaaaagaatataaaacattatttaattgaaaatttacaaaataaaagtttattattaaataatttctcTTCagttgaagaaaataaattatatgtaaaaaatataaatgaacatataaCCAAAGAAGATtttgaaaattatttttctaaCGTAGATGGTTATATAGAGACAAGGTTTGTTGTAGATGCATCTAGAACTTGTAGAAAATTTGCTTATATTgattttgaaaataaaacaaaagttttatcatttttagaTACACTTCAAGATAGTAATATTGAAAACTTTAAaacattaaaattaaataatgtgGATCTACTTGTATCAATATCAAAACCCAAGAAATCtctatatgaagaaaaaattgtttttattaaatttacaaaatgtaatattgattgtgatatagatataaaagaaaaaatttctGACTTTTTATTGAAACACACAATTGATGTTCTGGATATACGGCTCTTGGGAGACACTACAAAcaa aCATGGATATATTGaattacaaaataatgaagatgtCATAAAATGtgttgataatattaaactAGGTAAAATAGACGAATTggaatttaatttaaattattcaatacctataattaaaaaaaaaattattcctgatattgaaaaaataaagatgaataaagaaaaaactaAACAGcttaaagaagaaaagaaaaaagaaaaagaatgtTGTACTATTGTagtaaaaaatttacatttcaatacaagaaaaaataaacttcaaaatatatttggaCAAATAGGtgaaattgaaaatatttatttaagtaaaaaaatatcagaaaataatataaaaagaaataaaggTTATGCatttataacatttaaaaatCCAAACGATGCAACATCATCTTTAATActtaatgatattattatagatggacgtaatatattaatatctaaatttacaaatgataaagatggaatatatctacataatcaagatttatataatcataataaaacaaaaaatgattatcattataaaaaggataaaaaacaatactttgaaaaaaaaagaataaacttgaataaaacaaatgataATCCTAcgcaaaatgaaaaaaaaaatgataaccAAACAATAGGTATGACAAATGATGATTTTAGAAagcttttttttaaatcataa
- a CDS encoding ubiquitin-conjugating enzyme, putative, which translates to MANIARELLKKQFIELTRDHNAGFSVGLVDESNFFEWNVCFEGPKNTLYEGGIYNATLSFPSDFPNHPPQMKFNQEMWHPNVFPDGRVCISILHPPGVDIYNEQEKPEERWRPIWSVEGILVSVISMLNEPNLESPANVDAAVQLKNNIHEYKSKVRALARMC; encoded by the exons ATGGCAAATATAGCTAGAGagcttttaaaaaaacaatttattg aGCTAACCAGAGATCATAATGCTGGTTTTTCTGTGGGTTTGGTAGATGAATCTAATTTTTTTGAGTGGAATGTGTGTTTTGAAGGTCCAAAAAATACTTTATAtgaag gaGGCATATATAATGCTACTCTTTCATTTCCTTCTGATTTTCCAAATCATCCTCCTCAAATGAAATTCAACCAAGAAATGTGGCATCCCAATG TTTTTCCTGATGGGAGAGTGTGTATAAGTATTTTACACCCTCCAG gTGTCGATATTTATAACGAACAAGAAAAACCAGAAGAAAGATGGAGGCCTATATGGTCTGTTGAAGGTATTCTTGTCAGTGTCATTTCCATGTTAAATGAACCCAATCTAGAATCACCTGCTAATGTTGATGCAGcg GtgcaattaaaaaataatatacatgaaTACAAAAGCAAAGTTAGAGCTTTGGCAAGAATGTgttaa